In the Leifsonia sp. 466MF genome, one interval contains:
- a CDS encoding class I SAM-dependent methyltransferase, which produces MRSRQQRDLHAASFDRAADLYDAARPTYPAEAVSWLLDGVEGPVLDLGAGTGKLTASLVERGLEVAAVDPSPAMLRVLQERLADVDAREGAAERIPLPDDAFGLVVVAQAWHWVDADRAVPEVARVLRPGGRLGLIWNERDESVGWVRELGELMDAGSAVFDDEADPVVPPPFGPLERHETRWVQALTVDGLLDLARSRSYFITKDPDGQAAVIQSLRRLAREHPDLAGRDTFELPYVTRSYRATLEG; this is translated from the coding sequence ATGCGATCCCGTCAGCAGCGCGACCTCCATGCCGCCTCGTTCGACCGCGCCGCCGACCTCTACGACGCGGCCCGGCCGACGTACCCGGCGGAGGCGGTCAGCTGGCTCCTCGACGGGGTGGAGGGGCCGGTGCTCGACCTGGGCGCAGGGACGGGCAAGCTCACGGCATCGCTCGTCGAGCGCGGACTCGAGGTCGCCGCCGTGGACCCGTCGCCCGCGATGCTGCGCGTGCTCCAGGAGCGTCTCGCCGACGTGGATGCGCGCGAGGGCGCCGCCGAGCGCATCCCCTTGCCGGACGACGCCTTCGGGCTGGTGGTCGTCGCTCAGGCGTGGCACTGGGTGGACGCCGACCGAGCTGTTCCCGAGGTCGCCCGGGTGCTCCGCCCCGGCGGCCGGCTCGGGCTGATCTGGAACGAGCGCGACGAGAGCGTCGGCTGGGTGCGCGAGCTCGGGGAGCTGATGGATGCGGGCTCGGCCGTGTTCGACGACGAGGCCGACCCGGTGGTCCCGCCGCCGTTCGGTCCGCTGGAACGTCACGAGACCCGCTGGGTGCAGGCGCTCACCGTCGACGGCCTGCTCGATCTGGCGCGCTCCCGCAGCTACTTCATCACGAAGGACCCGGACGGCCAGGCCGCCGTGATCCAGTCGCTGCGGCGCCTCGCTCGCGAGCATCCCGACCTCGCCGGGCGCGACACCTTCGAGCTGCCGTACGTGACCCGCAGCTACCGGGCCACGCTGGAGGGCTGA
- a CDS encoding DUF427 domain-containing protein produces MPRPRPEIPGPGQESVWDYPRPPRIESVAVPVTIRLGGQLIVETRDVVRVLETSHPPVYYLPIADFAIGALVDADGSSFCEFKGTARYLDVRGGGEVRRACAWNYPHPSPGFEPLRDRVAVYAQQMDECTVDGETVTPQPGEFYGGWITRAVVGPFKGSPGSRHW; encoded by the coding sequence GTGCCCCGACCGCGCCCCGAGATCCCGGGACCGGGGCAGGAGTCTGTGTGGGACTACCCGAGGCCGCCGCGCATCGAGAGCGTCGCCGTGCCTGTCACGATCCGTCTGGGCGGGCAGCTCATCGTCGAAACCCGGGACGTTGTCCGGGTGCTCGAGACAAGCCATCCGCCGGTCTACTACCTCCCGATAGCGGACTTCGCGATCGGCGCCTTGGTCGACGCCGACGGCTCGTCGTTCTGCGAGTTCAAAGGCACCGCACGATATCTCGACGTGCGCGGCGGAGGCGAGGTTCGGCGCGCGTGCGCGTGGAACTACCCGCATCCGTCGCCGGGGTTCGAGCCGCTCCGAGACCGCGTCGCCGTCTACGCCCAGCAGATGGACGAGTGCACGGTCGACGGCGAGACCGTCACGCCGCAGCCCGGAGAGTTCTACGGCGGCTGGATCACGAGAGCCGTGGTCGGGCCCTTCAAGGGGTCGCCCGGGTCACGGCACTGGTGA
- a CDS encoding LON peptidase substrate-binding domain-containing protein encodes MFPLGSVLFPSVPIPLRVFEPRYLTLVGRLLDEVEPGFEFGVVLIERGFEAGGGDQRASVGTMARLVSAAVGADDLLIVGVGTRRFTVERWLDDDPYPRAELSMLPDLEWSEALDPLRAEAESVVRRVVARVAEPQSDADIELSNDPVEAAWQLAAIAPLGEYDRYTLLRSTSMGGLLRQTIDLVIEAEELWSAE; translated from the coding sequence ATGTTCCCGCTCGGATCAGTGCTGTTCCCCTCCGTGCCCATCCCGTTGCGGGTGTTCGAGCCGCGGTATCTCACGCTGGTCGGGCGCCTGCTCGATGAGGTCGAACCGGGTTTCGAGTTCGGCGTCGTGCTCATCGAGCGCGGATTCGAAGCCGGGGGCGGCGACCAGCGCGCCTCGGTCGGGACGATGGCGCGTCTTGTGAGCGCCGCCGTGGGCGCCGACGACCTGCTCATCGTCGGCGTGGGGACCCGGCGGTTCACGGTCGAGCGATGGCTCGACGACGACCCGTATCCCCGGGCTGAGCTCTCGATGCTGCCGGATCTGGAGTGGTCCGAGGCACTCGATCCTCTACGGGCCGAGGCTGAATCGGTTGTCCGCCGCGTGGTCGCCCGTGTCGCGGAGCCGCAGTCGGATGCCGATATCGAGCTGTCGAACGACCCCGTCGAGGCCGCGTGGCAACTGGCGGCGATCGCCCCGCTGGGCGAGTACGACAGGTACACCCTGCTGAGATCGACATCGATGGGAGGTCTCCTGCGTCAGACGATCGATCTGGTCATCGAAGCCGAGGAGCTCTGGTCCGCCGAGTGA
- the ychF gene encoding redox-regulated ATPase YchF has protein sequence MALTIGIVGLPNVGKSTLFNALTKNDALAANYPFATIEPNVGVVNLPDPRLDRLAELFHSERTVPAPVSFVDIAGIVKGASEGEGLGNKFLANIREADAIAQVVRGFSDADVVHVAGKTDPAGDMETINTELILADLQTLEKAEQRYEKEVKGRKLEPVVLETARAAIEYLNSGKPLSTSSIDLEPVRELGLLTAKPFIYVFNVDEDVLTDESRRAELAALVAPAQAVFLDAKLESELIDLDAADAAELLASTGQEESGLDQLARIGFDTLGLQTYLTAGPKESRAWTIHKGWKAPQAAGVIHTDFEKGFIKAEVISFDDLMDAGSVAEARSRGKARMEGKDYVMQDGDVVEFRFNV, from the coding sequence GTGGCTCTCACTATCGGAATCGTCGGGCTGCCCAATGTGGGCAAGTCCACCCTGTTCAACGCGCTGACCAAGAACGACGCGCTCGCCGCGAACTACCCGTTCGCGACCATCGAGCCGAACGTCGGCGTGGTGAACCTGCCCGACCCGCGGCTGGACCGCCTCGCCGAGCTGTTCCACAGCGAGCGGACCGTGCCCGCTCCGGTGTCGTTCGTCGACATCGCCGGCATCGTGAAGGGCGCGAGCGAGGGCGAGGGCCTGGGCAACAAGTTCCTGGCGAACATCCGCGAGGCGGACGCCATCGCCCAGGTCGTGCGCGGGTTCAGCGACGCCGACGTCGTCCACGTGGCCGGGAAGACCGACCCGGCGGGCGACATGGAGACCATCAACACCGAGCTCATCCTCGCCGACCTGCAGACCCTCGAGAAGGCGGAGCAGCGGTACGAGAAGGAGGTCAAGGGCCGCAAGCTGGAGCCGGTGGTCCTGGAGACCGCGCGCGCCGCGATCGAGTACCTCAACTCGGGCAAGCCGCTGTCGACCTCGTCGATCGACCTGGAGCCGGTCCGCGAACTGGGCCTGCTCACCGCCAAGCCGTTCATCTACGTCTTCAACGTGGACGAGGATGTGCTCACCGACGAGTCCCGTCGCGCCGAGCTGGCCGCCCTGGTCGCGCCCGCGCAGGCCGTCTTCCTCGACGCCAAGCTGGAGTCGGAACTCATCGACCTCGACGCGGCCGACGCCGCCGAACTGCTCGCGTCGACCGGCCAGGAGGAGTCCGGCCTCGACCAGCTCGCCCGCATCGGCTTCGACACCCTGGGCCTGCAGACCTACCTGACGGCCGGCCCGAAAGAGTCGCGTGCCTGGACCATCCACAAGGGCTGGAAGGCCCCGCAGGCGGCCGGCGTCATCCACACCGACTTCGAGAAGGGCTTCATCAAGGCGGAGGTCATCTCCTTCGACGACCTGATGGATGCCGGAAGCGTCGCCGAGGCCCGCTCGCGCGGCAAGGCGCGCATGGAGGGCAAGGACTACGTCATGCAGGACGGCGACGTGGTGGAGTTCCGGTTCAACGTTTGA